One window of the Rhipicephalus sanguineus isolate Rsan-2018 chromosome 4, BIME_Rsan_1.4, whole genome shotgun sequence genome contains the following:
- the LOC119390327 gene encoding something about silencing protein 10 has product MQSRDVCRGSNGPFACQIEETYSDPRERLWLFAHARSLQKDDMASDIEDEEDGLPDVKAWGKKKSTYYHTDFVDEDYAGITEDAAELARLEEQEARALQKRLVEQLDEEDFGLDLFQLPKEDTAEVSEKISKDLSKLSKREKLKLLSKDSAELLELVDDFKAKMIELRDTILPLAKLVDSGKVISMPAIEYVNLKRQLIVQYCTSITFYMILKAKRVPVANHPVIKRLISFRNLLKQLEPVDKRLATEVNINMLDMLSKGEDIVPLTASATKPQQKPKLRITQQVQSDASGSTKEAPKGSPVKQDKKRKNTEEEQAILDMYAEMRKKSRFEGSSGSEEEEEEDVELEPFDGEDQEQLEDEEEGGDDRRGITYQIAKNKGLTAKRKKEYRNPRVKHKMKYRKAKISRKGQVREVRTELQKYGGELSGIRAGVTRSIKMK; this is encoded by the exons atgcagagccgtgacgtctgtcgcggttcaaatgggccattcgcgtgccaaatcgaagagacctattCCGACCCTCGTGAAAGATTGTGGCTTTTTGCCCATGCGAGGAGTCTCCAAAAGGACGATATGGCAAGCGACatcgaagatgaagaagatg GCCTGCCTGACGTGAAAGCATGGGGAAAGAAGAAATCGACCTACTACCACACAGACTTCGTCGATGAAGACTACGCAG GTATCACCGAGGATGCAGCCGAGCTCGCAAGACTAGAAGAACAAGAAGCTCGCGCACTTCAGAAGCGGCTTGTCGAGCAACTGGACGAGGAAGACTTTGGACTCGATTTATTCCAG CTGCCAAAAGAAGACACTGCAGAGGTGTCCGAGAAGATTTCAAAGGACTTGTCAAAACTTTCCAAGCGGGAGAAATTGAAG TTGCTATCCAAAGACAGCGCAGAACTGCTTGAGCTTGTGGACGACTTCAAGGCAAAG ATGATAGAGCTACGAGACACAATTTTGCCACTGGCCAAACTGGTTGATAGTGGAAAGGTTATCTCCATGCCAGCAATTGAGTACGTCAACCTGAAGAGACAGCTCATTGTACA GTACTGCACAAGCATTACCTTCTACATGATCCTGAAGGCCAAACGAGTGCCTGTCGCAAATCACCCTGTGATCAAAAGACTCATTTCCTTCAGAAAC CTTCTGAAGCAACTGGAGCCAGTAGACAAACGGCTGGCCACTGAAGTGAACATAAATATGTTGGACATGTTATCGAAGGGTGAAGACATCGTGCCATTGACTGCATCAGCAACAAAGCCACAGCAAAAGCCTAAACTAAG GATCACTCAACAGGTGCAGTCAGATGCATCTGGCAGCACTAAAGAAGCTCCAAAAGGAAGTCCAGTGAAACAG GACAAGAAGCGCAAGAACACTGAGGAGGAGCAGGCGATCCTCGACATGTACGCAGAGATGCGGAAAAAGTCACGGTTCGAGGGTAGCTCTGGCAG cgaggaggaagaggaagaagatgtcGAGCTGGAGCCTTTTGATGGTGAGGATCAAGAACAACTTGAAGACGAGGAAGAAGGTGGAGATGACAGGCGTGGCATCACATACCAG ATTGCCAAGAACAAGGGCCTGACAGCCAAGCGAAAGAAAGAGTACCGCAACCCACGTGTGAAGCACAAGATGAAGTACCGCAAGGCAAAGATCAGCAGGAAGGGACAG GTACGAGAGGTCAGGACGGAGCTTCAGAAGTACGGTGGAGAGTTGTCCGGCATCCGTGCCGGTGTGACACGCAGCATCAAAATGAAGTGA